In Nocardioides marinus, one DNA window encodes the following:
- the cbiE gene encoding precorrin-6y C5,15-methyltransferase (decarboxylating) subunit CbiE: protein MTSPAAHHPVPPTEPIVVAALCLRDAEGRVLSVRKRGTTSFMLPGGKLEPGEGAVAAAVREVREEVGLVVRDPAPLGRFTAPAANEPGHCVVSTVLTAQLPGEPVPAGEIEELCWVDPHDPVVPPGTTLAPLTRDHVLPALLAGGPRVVVVGVGADGWGGLPEPVRQRLTAAPVVLGSPRQLDLLPPVEGQRREPWGRPFGESLVGLLAEHAAAEPVVLASGDPLVSGVAGTLVRLLGPERVDVVPAVSSVALARARMGWAHDACAVVTVVGRRVERVLRELAPGRRVVVLSSDASTPAAVAGLLVGSGHAATRLTALADLGAPHESRYAGTAAAWDHDVPALHVLCLEVAGDSPTAWAPASWAPGLPDDVFEHDGQLTKRDLRASALSRLAPRPGELLWDLGAGAGSVGIEWMRAHPTCRTVAVERDPARAGRVRANAARLGVPDLEVVEGSAPDALAGLPAPDAVFVGGGATAPGLLDRCLAALRPGGRLVVHGVTVETESLLAAAHARHGGELTRIAVEHAAPLASFTGWEPSRTVVQWSLQVRGRSAE, encoded by the coding sequence GTGACCTCCCCCGCGGCCCACCATCCGGTCCCTCCGACGGAGCCGATCGTGGTGGCCGCGCTGTGCCTGCGCGACGCGGAGGGTCGGGTGCTGTCGGTGCGCAAGCGCGGCACGACGTCGTTCATGCTGCCCGGGGGCAAGCTCGAGCCGGGTGAGGGCGCCGTGGCCGCGGCCGTGCGAGAGGTCCGCGAGGAGGTGGGGCTGGTCGTCCGGGACCCCGCTCCCCTGGGCCGCTTCACCGCGCCGGCCGCCAACGAGCCCGGGCACTGCGTGGTCTCGACGGTGCTCACCGCGCAGCTGCCCGGCGAGCCCGTCCCCGCCGGGGAGATCGAGGAGCTGTGCTGGGTGGACCCGCACGACCCGGTCGTGCCCCCCGGCACCACCCTGGCCCCGCTGACCCGGGACCACGTGCTGCCGGCGCTGCTCGCGGGAGGGCCGCGGGTGGTCGTGGTGGGGGTGGGGGCCGACGGCTGGGGCGGCCTGCCCGAGCCGGTGCGGCAGCGACTCACCGCCGCACCGGTGGTGCTCGGCTCGCCGCGCCAGCTCGACCTGCTGCCGCCGGTCGAGGGGCAGCGCCGCGAGCCGTGGGGGCGGCCGTTCGGGGAGAGCCTGGTCGGGCTGCTGGCGGAGCACGCCGCCGCCGAGCCCGTGGTGCTGGCCTCGGGCGACCCACTGGTCTCCGGCGTGGCCGGCACCCTGGTGCGCCTCCTCGGACCCGAGCGCGTCGACGTGGTGCCGGCGGTCTCGTCGGTGGCGCTGGCGCGGGCCCGGATGGGCTGGGCCCACGACGCCTGCGCGGTCGTGACGGTGGTCGGCCGCAGGGTGGAGCGGGTGCTGCGCGAGCTGGCGCCGGGTCGGCGCGTGGTCGTGCTGTCCTCGGACGCCTCGACCCCCGCCGCCGTCGCCGGGCTGCTGGTCGGCAGCGGCCACGCGGCGACCCGGTTGACCGCGCTGGCCGACCTCGGCGCTCCCCACGAGAGCAGGTACGCCGGCACCGCCGCCGCGTGGGACCACGACGTGCCGGCGCTGCACGTGCTGTGCCTCGAGGTCGCCGGCGACTCCCCCACGGCCTGGGCCCCGGCGTCGTGGGCGCCCGGACTGCCCGACGACGTCTTCGAGCACGACGGGCAGCTGACCAAGCGCGACCTGCGGGCCAGCGCCCTGTCCCGGCTCGCGCCGCGCCCCGGGGAGCTGCTGTGGGACCTCGGCGCCGGGGCCGGGTCGGTGGGCATCGAGTGGATGCGCGCGCACCCGACCTGCCGCACGGTCGCCGTCGAGCGGGACCCGGCCCGCGCCGGGCGGGTGCGCGCCAACGCCGCACGCCTCGGCGTACCGGACCTCGAGGTGGTCGAGGGCAGTGCGCCCGACGCGCTGGCCGGGCTCCCCGCGCCGGACGCGGTCTTCGTCGGCGGCGGCGCCACGGCTCCGGGACTCCTCGATCGCTGCCTGGCGGCGCTGCGTCCCGGAGGGCGGCTCGTGGTCCACGGGGTGACCGTGGAGACCGAGTCGCTGCTGGCCGCCGCCCACGCCCGCCACGGGGGCGAGCTGACCAGGATCGCCGTCGAGCACGCCGCGCCCCTGGCCTCGTTCACCGGCTGGGAGCCCTCGCGCACCGTGGTCCAGTGGAGCCTTCAGGTGCGCGGTCGGTCGGCGGAGTAG